Proteins from one Triticum aestivum cultivar Chinese Spring chromosome 7A, IWGSC CS RefSeq v2.1, whole genome shotgun sequence genomic window:
- the LOC123149638 gene encoding homeobox protein knotted-1-like 11 isoform X2, with amino-acid sequence MEVRRLNLRATDDGCRPSPVTDLRPRPWLLLLEAHVTCLRVATPVDQLPRIDASLLQTHYVLLLHSFKEQLQQHVRVHAMEAVMACWELEQTLQSLTGASPGEGTGATMSDDEDNPVDSESNMFDGNDVSDGMGFGMLTEGERSLVERVRQELKHELKQGYREKLVDIREEILRKRRAGKLPGDTASTLKAWWQAHAKWPYPTEEDKARLVQETGLQLKQINNWFINQRKRNWHSNPTSSSSDKSKRKR; translated from the exons ATGGAGGTACGACGCCTCAACCTCCGGGCGACAGACGACGGCTGCAGGCCATCTCCGGTGACGGATCTCCGACCCCGACCATG gctgctgctgctggaggcgCACGTCACCTGCCTCCGCGTCGCCACCCCCGTCGACCAGCTCCCCCGcatcgacgcttccttgttgcagACACACTATGTGCTGCTCCTCCATTCCTTCAAGGAACAGCTCCAGCAGCATGTGCGCGTCCACGCCATGGAGGCGGTGATGGCCTGCTGGGAGCTCgagcaaactctgcagagtcttacAG GGGCATCTCCTGGTGAAGGCACTGGGGCAACTATGTCCGATGACGAAGACAATCCGGTCGACAGTGAGAGCAACATGTTTGACGGGAATGATGTGTCAGATGGCATGGGCTTCGGAATGCTAACCGAGGGTGAGAGATCCTTGGTTGAGCGCGTTAGGCAAGAGCTGAAGCATGAGCTTAAACAG GGGTATAGAGAAAAGCTTGTGGACATCAGGGAGGAGATACTGCGGAAGCGAAGAGCCGGAAAGCTCCCAGGGGACACGGCGTCTACCCTGAAAGCTTGGTGGCAAGCCCACGCCAAATGGCCATACCCAACT GAGGAGGACAAGGCGCGGCTGGTGCAGGAGACGGGGCTGCAGCTGAAGCAGATCAACAACTGGTTCATCAACCAGCGCAAGCGGAACTGGCACAGCAACCCTACCTCGTCCTCGTCAGACAAGAGCAAGAGAAAAAG GTGA
- the LOC123149638 gene encoding homeobox protein knotted-1-like 11 isoform X1: MEVRRLNLRATDDGCRPSPVTDLRPRPWLLLLEAHVTCLRVATPVDQLPRIDASLLQTHYVLLLHSFKEQLQQHVRVHAMEAVMACWELEQTLQSLTGASPGEGTGATMSDDEDNPVDSESNMFDGNDVSDGMGFGMLTEGERSLVERVRQELKHELKQGYREKLVDIREEILRKRRAGKLPGDTASTLKAWWQAHAKWPYPTEEDKARLVQETGLQLKQINNWFINQRKRNWHSNPTSSSSDKSKRKRNNAGEGNAEQSW; this comes from the exons ATGGAGGTACGACGCCTCAACCTCCGGGCGACAGACGACGGCTGCAGGCCATCTCCGGTGACGGATCTCCGACCCCGACCATG gctgctgctgctggaggcgCACGTCACCTGCCTCCGCGTCGCCACCCCCGTCGACCAGCTCCCCCGcatcgacgcttccttgttgcagACACACTATGTGCTGCTCCTCCATTCCTTCAAGGAACAGCTCCAGCAGCATGTGCGCGTCCACGCCATGGAGGCGGTGATGGCCTGCTGGGAGCTCgagcaaactctgcagagtcttacAG GGGCATCTCCTGGTGAAGGCACTGGGGCAACTATGTCCGATGACGAAGACAATCCGGTCGACAGTGAGAGCAACATGTTTGACGGGAATGATGTGTCAGATGGCATGGGCTTCGGAATGCTAACCGAGGGTGAGAGATCCTTGGTTGAGCGCGTTAGGCAAGAGCTGAAGCATGAGCTTAAACAG GGGTATAGAGAAAAGCTTGTGGACATCAGGGAGGAGATACTGCGGAAGCGAAGAGCCGGAAAGCTCCCAGGGGACACGGCGTCTACCCTGAAAGCTTGGTGGCAAGCCCACGCCAAATGGCCATACCCAACT GAGGAGGACAAGGCGCGGCTGGTGCAGGAGACGGGGCTGCAGCTGAAGCAGATCAACAACTGGTTCATCAACCAGCGCAAGCGGAACTGGCACAGCAACCCTACCTCGTCCTCGTCAGACAAGAGCAAGAGAAAAAG GAACAATGCAGGTGAGGGCAACGCCGAGCAGTCCTGGTAG
- the LOC123149638 gene encoding homeobox protein knotted-1-like 11 isoform X3, with protein MGRLLLLEAHVTCLRVATPVDQLPRIDASLLQTHYVLLLHSFKEQLQQHVRVHAMEAVMACWELEQTLQSLTGASPGEGTGATMSDDEDNPVDSESNMFDGNDVSDGMGFGMLTEGERSLVERVRQELKHELKQGYREKLVDIREEILRKRRAGKLPGDTASTLKAWWQAHAKWPYPTEEDKARLVQETGLQLKQINNWFINQRKRNWHSNPTSSSSDKSKRKRNNAGEGNAEQSW; from the exons ATG GgcaggctgctgctgctggaggcgCACGTCACCTGCCTCCGCGTCGCCACCCCCGTCGACCAGCTCCCCCGcatcgacgcttccttgttgcagACACACTATGTGCTGCTCCTCCATTCCTTCAAGGAACAGCTCCAGCAGCATGTGCGCGTCCACGCCATGGAGGCGGTGATGGCCTGCTGGGAGCTCgagcaaactctgcagagtcttacAG GGGCATCTCCTGGTGAAGGCACTGGGGCAACTATGTCCGATGACGAAGACAATCCGGTCGACAGTGAGAGCAACATGTTTGACGGGAATGATGTGTCAGATGGCATGGGCTTCGGAATGCTAACCGAGGGTGAGAGATCCTTGGTTGAGCGCGTTAGGCAAGAGCTGAAGCATGAGCTTAAACAG GGGTATAGAGAAAAGCTTGTGGACATCAGGGAGGAGATACTGCGGAAGCGAAGAGCCGGAAAGCTCCCAGGGGACACGGCGTCTACCCTGAAAGCTTGGTGGCAAGCCCACGCCAAATGGCCATACCCAACT GAGGAGGACAAGGCGCGGCTGGTGCAGGAGACGGGGCTGCAGCTGAAGCAGATCAACAACTGGTTCATCAACCAGCGCAAGCGGAACTGGCACAGCAACCCTACCTCGTCCTCGTCAGACAAGAGCAAGAGAAAAAG GAACAATGCAGGTGAGGGCAACGCCGAGCAGTCCTGGTAG